In the Elizabethkingia bruuniana genome, AATATCGGAAGTTTTCTTCACACCAATACCTAAATCTTTTGAGATTTTCGTCAATTCGGTATCCGATTTTGACTTTAGACTTTCAATGTCAAACATATGAAATTAATAATGTATGTAAGGTATAAAATTGTAATTTAAAATCTTTATGAGAGTGAACCTATCAGATTGATAATGTCCATTTTGCGATTCTGTGTAATGCAAATCTACACATTTTTTATAAAAACCAAAAAAATATTATTACTTTTGCATAAATTAATTGCATAGATGCTTCAAAGAATACAAACTATCTGGATGTTTCTTGCTGTATTAGCCGCTGTTTTTTTATTTTATACAGGGCAGGATGTAGACGTATTAGGAACAACTCCTGTTATAACTATTGCAACAGTCATATTGATATTAATCTCTTTGCTAAGCATTTTCAGTTATAAAAACAGAAAAAGACAAATCTTGCTGAATAATATCAGCATTTTTATAAACGCCTTGTTGATCGGCTTATTGGCTTACTGGCTACTAAACTTACCCGGAGGAATTAGTTTTCCTGAGAAGGGTATTGAGTTAACATTTCCGCTCATCGCAATTGTAGGTTTGATTATAGCAAACATCTACATTAAAAAAGATGAGAAACTTGTAAAATCTGTAGACAGATTCCGGTAGACTTACAACGATTTTTT is a window encoding:
- a CDS encoding DUF4293 family protein, yielding MLQRIQTIWMFLAVLAAVFLFYTGQDVDVLGTTPVITIATVILILISLLSIFSYKNRKRQILLNNISIFINALLIGLLAYWLLNLPGGISFPEKGIELTFPLIAIVGLIIANIYIKKDEKLVKSVDRFR